Proteins encoded together in one Pseudomonadota bacterium window:
- a CDS encoding ABC transporter ATP-binding protein, translated as MNGTILSVKKLTMEFGGLRALDGIDIDVRAGEIVALIGPNGAGKTTFFNCITGIYEPTGGEISCVGPGRDEVRLNGLKPNLVTEHGLARTFQNIRLFPDMSVLENVMIGCHCRTRSGIFGAIFRNRNTVLEECEIVAKSYRLLKKIGIAGYVNELAGNLPYGIQRRLEIARALATDPFLLLLDEPAAGMNPQETAELDELIVRIRDEEGISILMIEHDMKLVMSLSDRIVVMDYGRKIAEGNAEEVRNDPVVIKAYLGEEF; from the coding sequence ATGAACGGAACCATCCTCAGCGTGAAGAAACTCACCATGGAGTTTGGCGGGCTTCGGGCCCTGGACGGGATTGATATCGATGTCCGGGCGGGAGAGATCGTCGCCCTGATCGGTCCCAACGGCGCAGGCAAGACTACCTTCTTCAACTGCATCACCGGAATCTACGAACCCACCGGTGGCGAGATTTCCTGCGTCGGACCGGGAAGGGACGAGGTGCGGTTGAACGGTCTGAAACCGAATCTGGTCACCGAACATGGTCTTGCCAGGACCTTTCAGAATATCCGCCTCTTCCCGGACATGAGTGTTCTTGAGAATGTGATGATCGGCTGCCATTGCCGCACGCGATCCGGGATATTCGGCGCGATCTTCAGGAACCGCAACACCGTTTTGGAAGAGTGCGAAATTGTCGCGAAAAGTTACCGGTTACTGAAGAAGATCGGCATTGCCGGGTATGTGAATGAACTGGCCGGGAACCTCCCTTACGGGATCCAGCGGCGTTTGGAGATCGCCCGGGCTCTCGCCACCGACCCCTTCCTGCTGCTGCTTGACGAACCGGCGGCCGGGATGAACCCCCAGGAAACTGCGGAACTCGATGAACTCATCGTCCGGATCCGTGATGAAGAGGGGATTTCAATCCTGATGATCGAGCATGATATGAAACTGGTGATGAGCCTATCCGACCGGATCGTGGTGATGGATTACGGAAGGAAGATTGCGGAAGGGAATGCCGAAGAGGTGCGGAATGATCCAGTGGTGATCAAGGCCTATCTGGGTGAGGAGTTCTGA
- the trpA gene encoding tryptophan synthase subunit alpha, which produces MQLNDYINNARKEKKILLMTHLVLGYPSFAVNREVIRQMVENGVELIEMQIPFSEPVADGPMILKANQDSLSAGTRVSDCLDFAAEITRTHDIPFLFMTYYNIIFKYGVEAFFRKAQEIGIRGFIVPDMPPEEGEEFLALADKYQIAPILIFAPTSTDERMKELAAHAKGFIYCVARRGVTGKETEFDADFNDYIARCRKATNLPLAVGFGISNRNDVKYLTGKGDIAVIGTKTIRLVNEEGAAAVGPFIAGLRRG; this is translated from the coding sequence ATGCAGCTCAATGATTATATAAATAACGCCCGGAAAGAGAAGAAGATCCTGCTCATGACCCATCTGGTTCTGGGCTATCCTTCGTTTGCCGTGAACCGCGAGGTGATCCGCCAGATGGTCGAGAACGGGGTCGAGCTGATCGAGATGCAGATCCCCTTCTCGGAACCGGTTGCCGACGGGCCGATGATCCTGAAGGCGAATCAGGACTCGCTAAGCGCGGGAACCAGAGTGAGTGATTGCCTTGATTTTGCCGCCGAGATCACCCGGACCCACGACATCCCCTTCCTGTTCATGACCTATTACAACATCATCTTCAAGTACGGGGTGGAGGCGTTCTTCAGGAAAGCACAGGAGATCGGGATCAGGGGTTTCATCGTCCCGGACATGCCGCCGGAAGAGGGGGAGGAATTCCTGGCCCTGGCCGATAAATATCAGATCGCCCCGATCCTGATCTTTGCCCCCACCAGCACCGATGAGCGGATGAAGGAACTCGCCGCCCATGCCAAGGGATTTATCTACTGCGTCGCCCGGCGCGGAGTAACCGGCAAAGAGACGGAATTTGACGCGGACTTCAATGACTACATCGCCCGCTGCCGCAAGGCCACCAATCTGCCGCTGGCGGTGGGCTTCGGGATCAGCAACCGGAACGACGTGAAATACCTGACCGGCAAGGGCGACATCGCGGTGATCGGCACCAAGACCATCCGCCTGGTGAATGAAGAAGGAGCAGCAGCGGTCGGCCCGTTTATCGCCGGACTGCGACGCGGCTGA
- a CDS encoding transposase: MPRTARLDAPGVFHHVMIRGIERRNIFRNKKDREDFLERLGRLLPETHTACYGWSFLSNHAHFLFRTGDIPLSNLMRRLLTGYVISFNRRHKRHGQLFQNRFKSIVCQEEVYLKELVRYIHLNPIRAGLVTDIEQLDRYPYCGHSALMGLVSRAWQGTDYVLSSFNKTYHAARLAYRSYMEEGLQQGRRTELVGGGLVRSLGGWKEVKRLTSGARDHSMGDERILGESDFVEAALSQAEEALERRYKLRSLGYDLPRLAERAAEIFGIDVEEIYSPGRKDRKVKARSLVCFWAARELGISLTELARAFGMSVPGIGYAVERGEKLVKQNKFTLS; the protein is encoded by the coding sequence ATGCCACGCACAGCAAGACTCGACGCCCCAGGGGTGTTTCACCATGTAATGATTCGTGGGATTGAGCGCCGTAACATATTTAGAAATAAGAAGGACCGCGAAGATTTTCTGGAACGGCTTGGAAGACTGCTTCCGGAAACACATACCGCTTGTTATGGCTGGTCATTTCTCTCTAATCACGCCCACTTCCTGTTCCGAACCGGAGATATCCCTCTTTCTAACCTGATGAGAAGGTTGCTGACCGGCTATGTCATCAGCTTTAATCGGCGTCATAAGCGTCATGGTCAGCTGTTTCAGAATCGATTCAAATCAATTGTGTGCCAGGAGGAAGTCTATCTCAAGGAACTGGTTCGTTATATTCATTTGAATCCCATTCGGGCCGGGCTGGTCACCGATATTGAGCAATTGGATAGATATCCGTACTGTGGTCATAGTGCGCTCATGGGTCTGGTTTCGAGAGCATGGCAAGGAACGGATTATGTTCTCTCTTCATTCAACAAAACGTACCACGCCGCGCGTCTTGCCTACCGTTCATATATGGAAGAAGGACTTCAACAGGGACGCCGGACGGAATTGGTTGGCGGCGGTCTGGTGCGAAGTCTCGGTGGTTGGAAGGAAGTTAAACGCCTGACGTCCGGGGCGCGAGACCATAGCATGGGCGACGAGCGGATATTGGGAGAATCAGATTTTGTTGAAGCTGCACTTTCTCAAGCAGAAGAAGCCCTTGAGAGACGCTATAAACTGAGGTCCCTTGGGTATGATTTGCCTCGTCTAGCTGAAAGGGCTGCGGAAATTTTTGGGATAGACGTTGAAGAGATATATTCTCCAGGGCGCAAAGATCGTAAAGTGAAGGCGAGAAGTCTTGTCTGCTTCTGGGCTGCGAGGGAACTCGGGATCTCATTAACGGAATTAGCTCGCGCATTCGGAATGAGTGTCCCCGGCATCGGCTATGCGGTGGAAAGAGGCGAAAAGCTCGTGAAGCAGAACAAATTCACTTTGTCATAA
- a CDS encoding branched-chain amino acid ABC transporter permease, protein MQVLLKIKDEIKKSGLLAIWFMFLTFPILVVKVNPIEGVILWRWQNMFLVGAGSFFLSMLGRYLLQRKEEGRRVAGFGTAEAGIRKLLAEPRFSLPGLCIVCGFVLGFPFLFSAYQTNIMTTALMYVVLGLGLNIVVGLAGLLDLGYVAFYAVGAYSYALLNYHFGIGFWLALPIGAVLGATFGILLGFPVLRLRGDYLAIVTLGFGEIIRLVMENWNEFSFGPSGIANIPRPGLFGAELSLQSAIIYLYYLVVGLVVFTVFVVNRLQDSRIGRAWLALREDEIACQAMGIDKTKTKLTAFAMGATWAGMVGVIFAAKTTFINPASFTFLESAIILSIVVLGGMGSIAGVVIGALVLVLLPEYLRAFADYRMLIFGAIMVVMMIFRPQGIIRNVRRVYTFHGEEGDVE, encoded by the coding sequence ATGCAGGTTTTGCTGAAGATCAAGGATGAAATAAAAAAGTCAGGGCTCTTGGCGATCTGGTTCATGTTCCTGACCTTTCCGATCCTGGTTGTCAAGGTCAACCCCATAGAGGGAGTGATCCTGTGGCGGTGGCAGAATATGTTTCTGGTCGGGGCGGGCAGTTTTTTTCTCTCCATGCTGGGGCGCTATCTCCTGCAGCGAAAGGAAGAGGGGCGAAGGGTGGCCGGTTTCGGCACTGCCGAAGCCGGGATCAGGAAGCTGCTCGCCGAGCCCAGGTTTTCCCTGCCGGGGTTATGTATTGTCTGTGGTTTCGTGCTGGGCTTTCCCTTTCTCTTTTCCGCCTATCAGACCAACATCATGACCACCGCCCTGATGTATGTGGTGCTCGGTCTCGGGCTCAATATCGTGGTGGGGCTGGCCGGGCTTCTTGATCTCGGCTATGTCGCCTTCTATGCGGTGGGGGCGTACAGCTACGCCCTTCTGAACTATCATTTCGGCATTGGTTTCTGGCTCGCTCTACCTATCGGCGCAGTGCTCGGGGCGACCTTCGGCATCCTTCTCGGCTTTCCGGTACTGCGGCTGCGGGGCGATTATCTGGCCATCGTGACCCTCGGCTTCGGAGAGATCATCCGGCTCGTCATGGAGAACTGGAATGAATTTTCCTTCGGTCCCAGCGGGATTGCCAATATCCCGAGGCCGGGACTGTTCGGGGCAGAGCTCTCCCTGCAGTCGGCGATCATCTATCTCTACTATCTGGTGGTCGGGCTGGTTGTTTTTACGGTTTTTGTGGTGAATCGGCTGCAGGATTCCCGGATCGGCCGGGCCTGGCTCGCCCTCCGGGAGGATGAGATCGCCTGTCAGGCCATGGGGATCGACAAGACGAAAACCAAGCTGACCGCCTTTGCCATGGGGGCCACCTGGGCCGGGATGGTCGGGGTGATCTTTGCAGCCAAGACCACCTTCATCAATCCGGCGAGTTTCACTTTCCTGGAATCGGCCATTATCCTCTCGATTGTTGTCCTGGGCGGCATGGGCTCCATTGCCGGGGTGGTCATCGGCGCCCTGGTTCTGGTCCTGCTTCCCGAATATCTGCGTGCTTTCGCCGATTACCGGATGCTGATCTTCGGGGCGATCATGGTGGTGATGATGATTTTCCGGCCCCAGGGGATCATCCGTAATGTCCGCAGGGTCTATACATTTCATGGTGAAGAGGGCGACGTCGAATGA
- the trpB gene encoding tryptophan synthase subunit beta gives MNKDELRSSSARTDKRACETSRLVPEGCKKGYFGQWGGAFIPEVLYETFRELDESFESVRNDKAFWDEYVALMQNYSCRPTPLTKAENLSRHFGGGTIYIKREDLNHTGAHKANNVMGQGLLVKRMGKKRVIAETGAGQHGVATATMAARFGFDCTIYMGEEDVARQRPNVFWMEKLGATVVPVTSGSKTLKDAINEAFRDWVTSMDDTHYVMGTVCGPHPFPEMVAWFQSIIGIEAREQILAQHGSLPARVFACVGGGSNAMGIFQGFLADPEVQLIGVEAGGHGLKSGQHAARLAGEDASPGVAQGYKTMFLQDDDGQMLDTHSVAAGLDYVGVSPILADLNDKGRVRFAAATDREVMEALELTIKKEGIIPALESSHAFVQAYKEAPETKKDEAIIINMSGRGDKDIFTIAQAFNDPSWKKFIIKKGQEYAAQ, from the coding sequence ATGAATAAAGATGAGTTGCGCAGCTCGTCTGCTCGTACCGATAAGCGAGCTTGCGAGACATCGAGACTGGTACCCGAAGGGTGCAAAAAAGGCTATTTCGGACAATGGGGCGGAGCATTTATTCCCGAGGTTCTCTACGAGACCTTCCGGGAACTGGACGAATCATTCGAAAGTGTCCGGAACGACAAGGCTTTCTGGGACGAATATGTCGCCCTGATGCAGAACTACTCCTGCCGTCCCACCCCGTTGACCAAAGCTGAGAATCTCTCCAGACATTTCGGCGGCGGAACCATCTACATCAAGCGTGAAGACCTGAACCATACCGGGGCCCACAAGGCGAACAACGTGATGGGCCAGGGGCTGCTGGTCAAACGGATGGGTAAAAAACGGGTAATCGCCGAGACCGGCGCCGGCCAGCATGGAGTGGCCACCGCCACCATGGCCGCCCGTTTCGGATTTGACTGCACGATCTACATGGGTGAGGAAGACGTGGCTCGGCAGCGGCCCAACGTCTTCTGGATGGAGAAGCTCGGCGCGACCGTGGTCCCGGTGACCAGCGGTTCAAAAACCCTGAAGGACGCGATCAACGAGGCGTTCCGCGACTGGGTCACTTCGATGGATGACACCCATTACGTTATGGGCACGGTGTGCGGGCCGCACCCCTTCCCGGAGATGGTCGCGTGGTTTCAGTCGATCATCGGCATCGAGGCAAGGGAACAGATCTTGGCCCAGCACGGCTCGCTTCCGGCCCGGGTCTTTGCCTGTGTAGGCGGCGGCTCGAACGCCATGGGAATCTTTCAGGGATTTCTTGCCGATCCGGAAGTGCAGCTCATCGGCGTGGAAGCGGGCGGCCATGGCTTAAAATCAGGTCAACATGCGGCCCGCCTGGCAGGCGAAGACGCTTCCCCGGGGGTCGCCCAGGGGTACAAGACCATGTTCCTGCAGGACGATGACGGCCAGATGCTGGACACTCACTCCGTCGCGGCCGGACTCGATTATGTCGGGGTCTCCCCGATCCTTGCCGACTTAAACGATAAAGGCCGGGTGCGCTTTGCTGCCGCAACCGATCGGGAAGTGATGGAGGCGCTCGAACTCACCATCAAAAAAGAAGGGATCATCCCGGCCCTCGAATCATCGCACGCCTTTGTCCAGGCCTACAAGGAAGCGCCGGAAACAAAGAAGGATGAGGCAATCATCATCAATATGTCCGGCCGGGGCGACAAGGACATCTTCACCATCGCCCAGGCCTTCAACGACCCGTCCTGGAAAAAATTCATCATCAAGAAAGGTCAGGAATATGCAGCTCAATGA
- a CDS encoding branched-chain amino acid ABC transporter permease LivH (LivHMGF is the membrane component of the LIV-I/LS branched-chain amino acid transporter), whose product MDYFLELFFSGLTRGSIYALIALGYTMVYGIIGLINFAHGEIYMIGAFTALITASVLTVLGLNQLAILLCAGLAAMVYAAAYGYTIEKVAYKPLRRAPRLSPLISAIGMSIFLQNYVLLAQTSDFLPFPALIPEMPFMEPYVNIVGTSDLAILLVTSVVMVILTLIIKFTRIGKAMRATAQDRKMAMLVGIDVNRVISMTFVIGSALAAIGGLLIASHIGQINFYIGFLAGIKAFTAAVLGGIGSVPGAVLGSLILGWTESFATGYVSSDYEDVFAFTLLVLILIFRPAGILGKKDNKKV is encoded by the coding sequence GTGGATTATTTTCTGGAGTTGTTTTTCAGCGGCCTGACCCGGGGCAGTATCTATGCCCTGATCGCTCTCGGCTATACCATGGTCTACGGGATCATCGGGCTGATCAATTTCGCCCATGGCGAGATCTATATGATCGGCGCTTTTACCGCTCTGATCACGGCAAGTGTCCTCACCGTGCTCGGTTTGAATCAGCTGGCGATTCTTCTCTGTGCGGGTCTTGCTGCAATGGTCTATGCGGCTGCCTATGGGTACACCATCGAGAAGGTGGCCTATAAGCCATTGCGCCGTGCGCCGCGTCTGTCGCCCCTGATCAGCGCCATCGGGATGTCGATCTTTCTGCAGAATTATGTGCTCCTCGCCCAGACCTCCGATTTTTTGCCGTTTCCGGCATTGATCCCCGAGATGCCTTTCATGGAACCCTATGTGAATATTGTCGGCACCTCTGACCTGGCGATTCTTCTGGTTACCTCGGTGGTCATGGTGATTTTAACCCTGATTATCAAATTCACCCGGATCGGCAAGGCGATGCGGGCCACCGCCCAGGACCGGAAGATGGCGATGCTGGTCGGTATTGATGTCAACCGGGTCATCTCGATGACCTTTGTGATCGGCTCCGCCCTGGCCGCGATCGGCGGGCTGCTCATCGCTTCCCATATCGGGCAGATCAATTTCTACATCGGTTTTCTGGCCGGGATCAAGGCCTTCACTGCCGCAGTACTCGGCGGCATCGGGTCGGTGCCGGGTGCGGTCCTCGGCAGCCTGATCCTCGGCTGGACCGAGAGTTTTGCCACCGGCTATGTGTCCAGTGACTATGAAGATGTCTTTGCCTTCACCTTGCTGGTGCTGATCCTGATTTTCCGGCCGGCGGGAATCCTGGGCAAGAAGGACAACAAGAAGGTTTAG
- a CDS encoding PIN domain-containing protein has protein sequence MNLFPVDEGTAEFYCSVLNQLKNAGTPIPTNDIWIAATAFQHGLKLYTLDAHFARIDGLLRI, from the coding sequence GTGAATTTATTTCCAGTTGATGAGGGAACAGCCGAGTTCTACTGCTCGGTCCTGAACCAATTGAAAAATGCAGGCACCCCGATCCCCACGAATGACATCTGGATTGCAGCCACGGCTTTCCAACATGGTCTCAAACTCTACACCCTTGATGCCCATTTTGCTCGAATCGACGGTTTGCTCCGCATCTAA
- a CDS encoding cyclic nucleotide-binding domain-containing protein — MNLTDHEELKKYQTFYPAGSVIFSEGDQARDLYVLDSGRLDVVKGGKKISEIKEPDFFGELSFLLGTVRIASVVAVEDSRVLRFPSDEVNTLWRQYPEFGEHLAKILARRLHDTTNIAQGFREFCDRMPDAVIMTDTRHRVLSWNRAAEKLYGRSWTDMRDKPIEEVYDNQAAFHQFMAELPDHGVMSEKTLKINHPEKEWFFVSTSTTLLKDPHDNIQGYLFLSRDATSQQQLAVKHRRIKNWLPLLLLAVVILSGWIFWEHLSPAKSPGIETAHSPIAFQTRLADDIKALELALSPLLGQNYQKNSGMILAEYFARYQPSLVGIPGLMLLDRNRKVVTAHTPAHPECSTLIGKPYDGTRYPGENGNTNGTLAIYLAERPPQAGGRSIEAVVAISDRAGINQGWLVLRLDTETIEKNFSVTIKEIAAAL; from the coding sequence ATGAATCTGACCGACCACGAGGAGTTGAAAAAATACCAAACCTTTTATCCGGCGGGGAGCGTCATCTTTTCCGAAGGTGATCAGGCCCGTGACCTCTATGTTCTCGATTCCGGCCGGTTGGACGTGGTGAAAGGCGGGAAGAAGATCAGCGAAATCAAAGAACCTGATTTTTTCGGCGAGCTCTCATTTCTGCTCGGAACGGTGCGGATCGCCTCGGTAGTCGCGGTTGAGGATTCGCGGGTGCTCCGTTTCCCGAGCGACGAAGTGAATACTTTATGGCGGCAGTACCCCGAGTTCGGTGAACATCTGGCGAAGATCCTGGCCAGGCGCCTCCATGACACCACCAACATCGCCCAGGGGTTCAGGGAATTCTGCGACCGGATGCCCGATGCGGTGATCATGACCGACACCAGACATCGGGTCCTCTCCTGGAACCGCGCTGCGGAGAAGCTCTACGGCAGGAGCTGGACGGACATGCGCGACAAACCGATTGAAGAGGTCTATGACAATCAGGCGGCCTTTCACCAGTTCATGGCCGAATTGCCCGACCATGGTGTCATGAGCGAAAAAACCCTGAAAATCAACCATCCGGAAAAAGAGTGGTTTTTCGTCTCCACCAGCACCACCCTGCTCAAGGACCCCCATGACAACATCCAGGGGTATCTGTTTCTGAGCCGTGACGCGACCAGCCAGCAGCAGCTCGCGGTCAAACACCGCCGGATCAAGAACTGGCTTCCCCTGCTGCTGCTCGCGGTGGTCATTCTTTCGGGCTGGATTTTCTGGGAACATCTCTCCCCCGCAAAATCCCCCGGCATCGAAACCGCCCACAGCCCCATCGCCTTCCAGACCAGGCTTGCTGATGACATCAAGGCCCTTGAGCTGGCTCTTTCCCCGTTGCTTGGGCAAAATTACCAGAAAAATTCCGGGATGATTCTTGCGGAATATTTCGCCCGCTATCAGCCTTCCCTGGTCGGCATTCCCGGGCTGATGCTCCTTGACCGCAACCGGAAAGTGGTCACCGCCCACACCCCTGCTCACCCCGAATGCTCGACCCTGATCGGCAAACCTTACGACGGCACGAGATACCCCGGCGAGAATGGCAATACCAACGGGACTCTGGCGATTTATCTGGCAGAACGGCCCCCACAGGCCGGAGGCAGAAGCATTGAAGCGGTGGTGGCAATCAGCGACCGGGCCGGAATCAATCAGGGCTGGCTGGTTTTGCGCCTTGACACGGAAACCATCGAGAAAAACTTCTCCGTCACCATCAAGGAGATCGCCGCAGCGTTGTAG
- a CDS encoding ABC transporter ATP-binding protein: MLRLSGVKTYYGAIEALRGVDLEIRKGEIITLIGGNGAGKTTTLMSISGIVPPREGKIVFAGEELNGLPPDRIVAAGISQVPEGRHIFPDLTVLENLDLGAFLRNDRAAIRQDLAYVMDLFPILAERRNQLGGTLSGGEQQMLAISRALMARPKLLLLDEPSLGLAPLIIRQIFEIIRRINSEHGTTIFLVEQNANLALHVAHRGYVMGNGRVTMSGESADLLGDDRVKSAYLGV; encoded by the coding sequence ATGCTGCGATTGTCCGGGGTAAAGACATATTACGGGGCGATCGAGGCGCTGCGGGGGGTTGATCTTGAGATCCGCAAGGGCGAGATCATCACCCTGATCGGCGGCAACGGCGCGGGGAAGACCACCACCCTGATGTCGATCTCGGGGATTGTTCCGCCCCGGGAGGGGAAGATTGTTTTTGCAGGAGAAGAGCTCAATGGCCTGCCCCCTGACCGGATTGTTGCAGCCGGAATCAGTCAGGTGCCGGAGGGCCGGCATATTTTCCCAGACCTCACCGTGCTTGAGAATCTGGACCTGGGGGCGTTTTTACGCAATGACCGGGCCGCAATCAGGCAGGATCTGGCGTACGTCATGGACCTTTTTCCGATCTTGGCCGAGCGTCGCAACCAGCTTGGCGGCACCTTAAGCGGAGGCGAGCAGCAGATGCTCGCGATCTCACGGGCGCTGATGGCGCGGCCGAAGCTGCTCCTGCTGGACGAGCCCTCTCTCGGGCTTGCCCCGCTAATCATCCGGCAGATCTTCGAGATCATCAGACGGATCAACAGCGAGCACGGCACCACTATCTTCCTGGTCGAGCAGAACGCGAACCTCGCGCTCCATGTGGCCCACCGGGGCTATGTGATGGGAAACGGCCGGGTGACGATGTCGGGGGAATCGGCCGACCTGCTCGGCGATGACCGCGTCAAGAGTGCCTATCTTGGGGTTTAA